The proteins below come from a single Halobacillus salinarum genomic window:
- the glpK gene encoding glycerol kinase GlpK — translation MPEQFILSLDQGTTSSRAILFNQAGEIVATGQKEFEQFFPKPGWVEHDANEIWTSVLACIADVLRKADVEPSQIAGIGITNQRETAIVWDKNTGKPIYKAVVWQSRQTEGICKELRGQGYNDLFREKTGLLLDPYFSGTKVKWILDNVDGAREKADKGGLLFGTVDTWLVYKLSGGQAHITDYSNASRTLMFNIYDLQWDDELLDILGVPKSMLPEVKQSSEVYAKTVDYHFFGEEVPIAGIAGDQQAALFGQACFDKGMAKNTYGTGCFMLMNTGEEGVSSENGLLTTLAWGVDGKVEYALEGSIFVAGSAIQWLRDGMKLIESAPDSENDALAVDSTEGVYMVPAFVGLGTPYWDSDARGAMFGLTRGTTKQHIVRATLESLAYQTKDVLDAMIADSGIDLKTLRVDGGAVKNNFLMQFQSDMLNVPVERPVIQETTALGAAYLAGLAVGYWKDKNEIATQWKNEKTFTVDMDPSEREQLYHGWKKAVTATREFK, via the coding sequence ATGCCAGAACAATTTATTTTATCTTTAGACCAGGGAACTACGAGCTCGAGAGCTATTTTATTTAATCAGGCGGGTGAAATTGTCGCTACCGGACAGAAGGAGTTTGAACAGTTTTTTCCAAAGCCGGGCTGGGTTGAACATGATGCTAATGAAATTTGGACATCGGTGCTTGCCTGCATAGCGGATGTGCTTAGAAAAGCGGATGTTGAACCAAGTCAAATCGCTGGGATTGGGATTACCAATCAGCGGGAGACAGCGATCGTCTGGGACAAGAACACAGGAAAACCGATCTATAAAGCGGTCGTCTGGCAATCGCGTCAAACGGAAGGAATCTGCAAGGAACTGAGAGGTCAGGGCTACAATGACTTATTCCGCGAGAAAACGGGATTGTTACTCGATCCATATTTCTCGGGTACGAAAGTAAAATGGATTCTAGATAACGTTGATGGCGCCCGGGAAAAAGCGGACAAAGGCGGGCTTCTCTTCGGTACAGTAGATACGTGGCTAGTGTATAAGCTTTCTGGTGGACAAGCCCATATCACCGATTACTCCAATGCTTCACGAACGTTAATGTTTAACATTTATGATCTTCAATGGGACGATGAGCTGTTGGATATTTTAGGCGTGCCAAAAAGTATGCTGCCTGAAGTTAAGCAGTCTTCAGAGGTTTATGCAAAGACTGTGGACTATCATTTCTTCGGGGAAGAAGTGCCGATCGCAGGAATTGCAGGCGACCAGCAGGCCGCTTTATTCGGTCAGGCTTGTTTTGACAAAGGGATGGCTAAAAATACTTACGGTACGGGCTGTTTTATGCTGATGAACACAGGAGAAGAGGGCGTGAGCTCAGAAAACGGCCTGCTTACTACGCTTGCCTGGGGTGTAGATGGAAAAGTGGAATATGCATTAGAAGGGAGTATTTTCGTAGCCGGCTCTGCGATTCAATGGCTCAGAGATGGCATGAAATTAATTGAAAGCGCTCCAGATAGTGAAAATGATGCCTTAGCAGTTGATTCAACAGAAGGAGTTTACATGGTGCCTGCTTTCGTTGGACTGGGAACTCCTTATTGGGATAGTGATGCCCGCGGAGCTATGTTCGGCCTTACACGGGGGACAACGAAGCAGCACATCGTCAGGGCTACGCTTGAATCTCTTGCGTATCAAACGAAGGATGTGCTCGATGCCATGATTGCGGATTCCGGAATCGACTTGAAAACGTTGCGCGTAGATGGTGGAGCTGTGAAAAATAACTTCTTAATGCAATTTCAAAGTGACATGTTGAATGTTCCAGTGGAGCGGCCTGTCATTCAAGAAACGACAGCACTAGGTGCCGCTTATTTAGCGGGTCTTGCCGTCGGCTATTGGAAAGACAAGAACGAAATTGCCACCCAGTGGAAAAATGAAAAAACGTTTACGGTCGACATGGATCCTTCTGAACGCGAACAGCTGTATCATGGCTGGAAAAAAGCCGTTACAGCAACACGTGAATTTAAATAA
- a CDS encoding YceI family protein, which produces MSTLKLDKAHSSINFQIKHMMVSKAKGEFEDFDVDFSGDLSNLESASVKVRIAAASIDTGNEDRDNHLRTGDFFEAEKYPNFVFESTSIKKTADEEYEITGDFTIKGVTNKETFTAEYNGTSKSPLDGSTVAGFDVTGKLNREDYGLTYNAALETGGVLIGKEVKFDANLEFIVEE; this is translated from the coding sequence ATGAGTACTTTAAAGTTAGACAAAGCACACAGCAGTATTAATTTTCAAATCAAGCACATGATGGTTTCGAAAGCAAAAGGAGAATTCGAAGATTTTGACGTGGACTTCAGCGGCGACTTATCCAACCTTGAATCTGCTTCTGTCAAAGTGAGGATTGCAGCAGCATCCATTGACACTGGTAACGAGGATCGTGACAATCATTTAAGAACCGGCGATTTCTTCGAAGCAGAAAAATATCCAAACTTTGTGTTTGAAAGCACATCCATTAAAAAAACAGCGGATGAAGAATATGAAATTACAGGCGACTTCACTATTAAAGGCGTAACAAACAAGGAAACCTTTACAGCTGAATACAACGGCACGTCTAAAAGCCCGCTAGATGGCAGTACTGTTGCCGGATTTGATGTCACTGGTAAACTAAATCGTGAGGATTATGGACTCACCTATAATGCTGCGCTTGAAACAGGCGGAGTTCTAATTGGTAAAGAAGTTAAATTTGATGCAAACCTTGAATTCATTGTAGAAGAATAA
- a CDS encoding DNA-binding protein, which produces MPGILLTAIMSHLLFFLLALLAVLTKRNKKQLLQTALGLFVASFILVVIGVYAFLPPMTIANLIILNAVDAVILTPLLYLGARSQIQYRGLHKSITGLVFLVMALAIVGIFIAGIVSLDDVYQSIDKQEESEAKPLNENNTPISVAPESARNKIQKAMSVVPNTQFYDLGKLQAQQVDGNIVYIAPVEFTSFWKYVRGKETEGYFSIPATNVNAQPEFQKSKMSYTNSSYFNHNVQRAIYSKYPRYIQSGEAQIEVDDKGKPWYVQTLYKPIPLTNRPDLNEVKVAVVDPVTGEVQNYDTDKSPSFIDGPISSEMAADENSYFGKYVHGWLNSIFGKKDVKIPNESGTESSVTPIFNENGEMYYFTDMASPKENIDSALGYTLVHARTGKLVYYNGQKNNGIMDSKGAKQIVNKEFPEKNWKGSMPILYNIDGNPTWIVNVLDPNGLFKQYAYIKASDSDFAVFGDTAKQTLNAYRLQLAQDPSNVEGSEGVEATTKTGTVSRVLVTSTEKRQAVQFLLEGDTTIYTVTVSKAPLSIFLQKGDQVEMQVQVRGNQTATVDKMTIQALENE; this is translated from the coding sequence ATGCCAGGTATATTACTTACTGCTATTATGTCCCATTTGTTATTTTTTCTACTCGCGCTCCTTGCCGTTTTGACAAAAAGAAATAAAAAGCAGCTGCTGCAAACAGCTCTTGGGTTGTTTGTTGCTAGTTTCATTCTTGTTGTCATCGGGGTCTATGCATTCCTGCCGCCTATGACAATTGCCAATTTAATTATTTTAAATGCTGTTGATGCCGTGATTTTAACTCCACTCTTATATTTAGGTGCAAGGAGCCAGATTCAGTACAGAGGTTTGCATAAATCTATTACTGGACTCGTGTTTTTGGTGATGGCTCTTGCGATTGTTGGAATTTTTATCGCAGGCATTGTGTCACTCGACGATGTCTACCAGTCGATTGATAAACAAGAGGAAAGTGAAGCCAAACCATTAAATGAAAACAACACCCCGATTTCGGTGGCGCCGGAATCGGCAAGAAACAAAATTCAAAAAGCAATGAGTGTAGTCCCCAATACACAATTCTATGACTTAGGCAAGCTGCAAGCCCAGCAGGTGGATGGAAACATCGTCTATATTGCTCCAGTAGAATTTACAAGCTTCTGGAAATATGTCAGAGGGAAAGAAACAGAAGGTTACTTTTCCATTCCTGCTACCAATGTGAATGCCCAGCCTGAATTCCAAAAAAGCAAGATGAGTTATACGAATTCCAGTTATTTTAACCACAACGTTCAGCGGGCGATTTACAGTAAATACCCTCGTTATATACAAAGCGGGGAGGCCCAAATTGAAGTGGATGATAAAGGCAAGCCCTGGTATGTTCAAACGCTCTATAAACCGATTCCTTTAACCAACCGTCCCGATTTGAATGAGGTGAAAGTGGCCGTTGTTGATCCGGTAACCGGTGAGGTGCAGAATTATGATACGGACAAATCTCCCTCCTTTATTGACGGGCCGATTAGTTCAGAGATGGCAGCTGATGAGAATAGCTATTTCGGTAAATATGTACACGGCTGGCTGAATTCCATATTCGGTAAAAAAGATGTGAAGATTCCGAATGAGTCTGGAACAGAGAGCAGTGTTACCCCGATTTTTAATGAAAACGGGGAGATGTATTACTTTACGGATATGGCTTCACCGAAAGAAAATATCGATTCAGCGTTAGGCTATACGCTTGTGCATGCCCGTACAGGAAAACTGGTTTATTATAACGGGCAGAAAAACAATGGCATCATGGACAGTAAAGGTGCCAAACAAATCGTTAATAAAGAGTTTCCAGAAAAGAATTGGAAAGGCTCGATGCCGATCCTATATAACATCGATGGAAATCCGACGTGGATTGTCAATGTCCTCGACCCGAATGGTTTGTTTAAGCAATATGCGTATATAAAAGCATCCGATTCTGATTTTGCCGTGTTTGGTGATACGGCTAAGCAAACGTTAAATGCCTACCGTCTTCAGCTGGCCCAGGATCCAAGCAATGTGGAAGGCAGTGAAGGGGTAGAGGCTACTACTAAGACAGGGACGGTTAGCCGCGTACTGGTCACTTCGACAGAAAAAAGGCAGGCCGTGCAGTTCCTGCTGGAAGGCGATACGACGATCTATACCGTCACGGTCAGCAAAGCACCATTGTCCATTTTCCTGCAAAAAGGAGACCAAGTGGAAATGCAGGTGCAGGTAAGAGGCAATCAAACAGCGACTGTTGATAAAATGACTATTCAAGCACTCGAAAACGAATAA
- a CDS encoding MIP/aquaporin family protein has protein sequence MSEFAAELIGTMILIILGGGVVGGVVLKGTKAEGSGWVVITIAWGLAVTMGVYAVGNFTGAHINPAVTIGFAIAGEFPWSKVPLYISAQMLGAIAGAAIVFLNYLPHWRKTEDKAVKLGVFATDPAIRSPFSNLVSEIIGTFVLLMGLMFIGANDFTEGLNPLIVGALIVAIGMSLGGATGYAINPARDLGPRIAHALLPIPGKGGSDWSYAWIPVVGPILGGAYGAVFYRALFLGEYSILFWVLSVVMLFIVVAAAKSEIEKGETAADHIEEKIS, from the coding sequence ATGTCAGAGTTTGCTGCAGAGTTAATTGGCACGATGATTCTCATCATCTTAGGAGGCGGTGTTGTTGGAGGCGTAGTGCTTAAAGGAACGAAGGCGGAAGGGTCAGGCTGGGTCGTCATTACGATTGCCTGGGGTCTGGCGGTAACGATGGGGGTTTATGCAGTTGGAAATTTCACAGGCGCCCATATTAATCCAGCGGTGACTATAGGTTTTGCTATTGCCGGCGAGTTTCCCTGGTCGAAAGTGCCTTTGTATATCAGTGCTCAAATGCTTGGGGCCATCGCGGGCGCTGCAATCGTGTTTTTAAACTATTTGCCGCACTGGCGTAAGACGGAAGACAAAGCGGTGAAGCTTGGGGTTTTTGCGACAGATCCGGCGATCAGGAGCCCGTTTTCTAATTTAGTCAGTGAAATAATCGGGACATTCGTTCTGCTCATGGGACTGATGTTTATAGGGGCGAACGATTTTACAGAAGGATTAAACCCGCTCATTGTCGGTGCGCTGATTGTGGCTATTGGAATGTCCCTCGGCGGAGCGACAGGTTATGCGATCAACCCGGCGCGGGATCTAGGTCCGCGGATCGCTCACGCCTTACTGCCGATCCCGGGCAAAGGAGGGTCGGACTGGAGCTATGCGTGGATACCGGTCGTTGGCCCGATCCTGGGAGGGGCATACGGCGCCGTCTTTTACCGGGCTTTATTTTTAGGGGAGTACTCCATTTTGTTTTGGGTGCTGAGCGTAGTCATGCTGTTTATTGTAGTCGCAGCTGCGAAATCTGAAATTGAAAAAGGGGAAACAGCAGCTGATCACATAGAAGAAAAAATAAGCTAA
- a CDS encoding Dph6-related ATP pyrophosphatase has product MKKVIVSWSGGKDSALALHRLLNHPEYEVKGLLSTTSEASGRLPMHEVKRELIQEQAESLGLPLYEVKLPANADNSTYEQRLKEQFGHFKEQDIHTIVHADLFLEDIKAYRVKHLKKAGMEGIFPLWKEDTGKIANEFINEGFEAIVTSIDAYKLSEEFAGKLFNQDFLNTLPPGIDPCGENGEFHSFVFNGPPFKKKMAVRPGRRFETTSGSFLHVELEKINEY; this is encoded by the coding sequence TGAATCACCCGGAGTATGAAGTGAAAGGGTTGCTGTCAACGACTTCTGAAGCAAGCGGACGTCTGCCGATGCACGAAGTAAAAAGAGAACTCATCCAGGAGCAGGCAGAGTCTCTTGGTCTACCACTCTATGAAGTTAAGCTCCCGGCAAATGCAGATAATTCTACTTATGAACAGAGATTGAAAGAGCAATTTGGTCATTTTAAAGAGCAGGACATCCATACGATTGTCCATGCGGACCTCTTCTTAGAAGATATTAAAGCCTATCGGGTGAAGCATTTAAAAAAAGCGGGAATGGAAGGGATCTTTCCTTTATGGAAAGAAGATACCGGGAAAATAGCCAATGAGTTTATCAACGAAGGGTTCGAGGCCATTGTCACTTCTATAGATGCGTACAAACTTTCTGAGGAATTTGCCGGGAAATTGTTCAACCAGGATTTTTTGAATACGCTGCCTCCTGGGATTGATCCGTGCGGGGAAAATGGTGAATTCCACAGCTTTGTTTTTAACGGTCCACCGTTTAAAAAGAAAATGGCTGTTCGGCCTGGACGGCGGTTTGAAACGACATCTGGAAGCTTCCTGCATGTCGAATTGGAAAAAATAAACGAATATTAA